AGGAGACGGAAGGTGCCGGTGCGCTCCAGCAGGTCGACCATGCGCTGGTAGGTGGCCTGGCGGGCTTCTACGAGTTGGCCGATGCCGTCGGTGCCCTGGTGCTTCATCAGGGCCCACAGCTTGAGTGATTCGAAGCCGCGGGATCCGTAGAACGGGGTAATCAGCCCGAGGTCGAGGCAGTTGGGGTCGTCGGCGCGGTCCGGGTAGCGGGTGAAGTGGCCGAGCACGGTCGGGTCGCGGAAGAGGGCGTAGCTGGAGGGGTAGGAGACGAACAGGCCCTTGTGGGGGTCGAGGGCGACGGAGTCGGCGCGTTCGATGCCGGCGAGCTGAACCTTGAGCTTCTCGGAGAACAGCAGGCTGCCGCCGTGGCAGGCGTCGACGTGGAACCAGACGCCGTGCTGGGCGCAGAGGTCGGCGAGGGCTTGCAGGTCGTCGATGCCGGTGGTGCGGCAGTTCCCGGCGACGCCGACGACCATGAAGATCCGTTTGCCGGGCTGCGGTGAGGCCAGCAGGCCGGCGATCGAGGCGGGGTCGCTGGTGAAGTCGGGGGTGGCGTCCGCCCACAGGAGTCCGTCGGTGCCGAGGCCGAGGGCTTGGGCGGCGGCGAGGTAGGAGAAGTGCTCGACGCCGCCGGCGAGGAGGATCACGGGCTGCTCGGGGATGGCGCGCAGGCCGCGGTGGCGGACTTCGGGGTAGGTGTGGGCGAGGGCTGCGGCGATGGCGATGTGGTTGCTCATGTTGCCGCCGGAGGTCCACATCCCGCCGAGCGAGGCGAGTCCCTGGTAGGCGGTGAGCGGCGCGGCCTTGTAGCCGATGAGTTCGCGCAGCCAGGTGATCAGCTGGGCTTCGATCACGCTGGCGGCGGGCGCGCTGCGGTCGAAGGCGATCAGGTTCTGGTTGAGGAAGGTGGCGACGATGTCCGCGGTGAGGGCGGCGATGCTGTCGCCGGTGTCAGGGAAGGCGAGGTAGCGCGGGTCGGCCTGGGAGATCGACCAGCCGGCGATCTCGGCGAGGGAGTCCATGAGCCGGTCGTCGCTGGTCCCGGTGTGGGGGATCGGCCTGGCGAGGCGGTCGATGAGTTCGCCGACGCTCGCGTGCCGCAGGACGAGGTGGTCGCGGAGCTCGCCGGTGGTGAAGTCGAGTCCGAGGTCGACCGCCCGGTGCAGCAGCGCGCGGCTGTCGTCCCGGGGACGGTTGCTCAGCAGGGCGGGCGGTTGGGGGTCAGGCACGTCCGAACTCCATTCGATACACGCAGCCTTCGCACGAGGACCAGGCGGGGCCTTGGAGGAAGGAGTCCCGCAGTGACCGGTAGGGCGTTGCCGTCCAGATCTCGGCGATCGGCGTCTGGTGGATGTTGCCGAGCACGTTGCCGGGGCTGGACTCCATGTGGACACAGCACGGCGTGACGTCGCCGTCCTTGGTGAGGTAGCTCGCGTCCCACGGCCACGGGCAGACGGCGTTCGCGGCGGCCGGGGAGGCGAGGCGGGAGTAGTCGAAGATCGACAGCTGCAGGCCGTGTTCCTCGGCCCGGGCGAGGCCGGCCTCGAGGTGCGGGACGACGTCGCCCGGGGGGAGGGCGAACAGGGACTCGGTATTGAGGGTCTTGTCCTCGCCCCAGTGGTGCAGGCTCTCCACGCTGACGCGAGTGAGGCCGTGGTCGGCGACGAAGTCGACGATCGCCGGGAACTGGTACAGGTTCGCCGAGGAGAGCGTCACTGCGGCGGACAGTCCGGTCTTCCGTCCCTGGGTTAGTGCGACCGCTTCGCGCAGGGCCGTGCTCAGCTGGGACAGGCGCAGCCCGGAGCGCATCCGTCCGAGGGTGGCGTCGTCGGTGCCGTCGACGCTGATGGCGATCAGGTCGAGCCCGGCGTCCAGGACCGGTCCGAGTCGGCGGCGCACCAGCAGGCCGTTGGTGTTCGTCGAGGTGAACACGGAGCGGTCGGTGCATGCCTTCACGTAGGCGGCGAAGTCGCGGACGATCAGTGCCTCTCCGCCGCCGACGAAGGAGACGTGGCCGAGGTCGGGGAGCTGGTCGAGGAGCGCGACGAACGCCTCCAGGGGCAGGTGCCCACCGCTGCTGTCGTGCACGGCCCGAAGGCAGCCGGCGCACGCGAGGTTGCACAGGTCGGTGAGCTCCACCTGCAGGTACTGCGGCATGGTGGTTGGCTGTCCGGGGGTGAGGCCGTAGCGGTCGAAGTCGTCGGTGACGAGGAACTTCCGGAACCGCTCGGGCACCGTGATCTGCGGCGCGTGTTCGGGTGTCACCCGGCCACCGCCTTTCGGTAGACGGAGACGGTCTCGTCGGCGAACAGGGCGAACTCCTCCACCCTGCGGTCGAACGACGGCATCCGAGGGGCCAGTTGGTGGGAGGCCGCGTCGATCGCTCGGGTCCAGGCGGCCGGATCGCGGTAGTCCTCGACGAGGTGGACGCCGGGGTCGTCTGCGAGGTGGTGCATGGACGGGACGGCCGAGGACCACACCGGGACACCCAGGGCCCGTGCCTCGTACGCCACCAACGGGTGGTTCTCCCACCACTGCGACGGCACCAGCAGCGCCCGGGCGTCGGCCAGCACCGGACCGACCTCGGCACGGGAGTGCGGGGGAAGCCAGCGCACCCGGGGATCCGACGCGGCGAGGGCGCGCATCCGCTCCTCGTAGGGGGCGTCGTCCGGCACTGTCGCGATCAGCAGCGGCAGGTCGGTGCGGCTGCGACGGTAGGCGTCGAGTAGGAGGTGGAGGCCCTTCTCGGGCGAGCACCTGCCCAGGAACAGCAGATGCCTCCCGTCTCCGCTGCTGGCTGCGAGTGGAGCCCAGGTGTCGGGCAGCCCGTAGTAGGCGCGGTCGCGGACAGCCTTGCCCACGTCGACGCCGGCCTTCGCCAGCTCGGCGGCCTGGTAGGGCGTCTGGGTCCACAAAGCCTTGACCCGGTCGTTCAGCCAGGCAATGTTCCGCGCCCGCCACTGGGCCACGTCGCCGTGGGCGTTCGCGGGGGCATTCAGACATTCGAGACAGTCCCGGGTGGGTGCGGTCGCCGTGCACTGCGTACCGGCGGACCTGACAACGAGCTGGTGATCGGGGCAGACCGTGGTGTAGTCGGTCAACGTCGCGACCACCGGCACCCCGGCCAGGGACGGGGTGCCGAGGAACTCCAGGCCGATGCGGCTGAAGTGCAGGACATGCACGACATCCACGCCAGGACGTCCGACGAGCAACTGCTCGACGCGGTGGGCCTGTTCCGTCTCCTGGACGCGCCAGCCAACGGGGTAGTCGCCGGTGAACGCCACGGGCAGGCTCAGGTACTCGCCGGCCGTGCGGCGGTGCGGGGGCGGTGGTTCGCCGGCCGCGAGCCAGCTGACGTGCACGCCGCGGGCAGTCAGGGCGCGGGCGAGGTCGTCGGCCAGGATCTCCGTGCCGCCGGCGTCGTCGCCGGCGAACCGGTGGGTGGTCAGAAGGATCCGCACGTCTGCGCCCCTCAGCAGGTGTTGCCCTGGAGACCGGCCCAGCGGCCGATCGGGGTGAGTCCGGCGGGCATCCGCCCGTTCACACCAGCGCTCTCCGGCCCCGTGAGGGCTTCTGGCCCCGACAGTCGCAGGGCTCCGGTGCGGGAGCGGTCGAGGACCGCGAACGGCTCGTGCAGGGTCAGGGCGGTCCAGCCGCCGTCCGCGAAGTCCACGAACACGTTCACCCCGAGACCGGCCCCGGTCTCTCCATGCGCGGGCAGGGGCAACCGGAGGCGCACCTGGTCCGCTTCCCAGGAGAAGTCGACGTCCTCGATGTCCTCCCAGACGGGATCGGGGTGCGGGACGCGGCGGAATCGAGCCGTGGGCAGGTTGAGCCGGCTCGCGCCGTCGCGCGCGAAGCTCCACTGGTCCTCACCCGGCCACTGCTGGGCGGCAAGGTCGTGCAGGGTGAAGGATCCCGAACCCAGCGGCTGCAGGAGAACCCTCACGGCGCGCACGGCATTCGGGGTGTCACCGAGGTCGAGACCGACCGCGAGCCGGCCGTTGTCGAGCGCGAGCCGGGCCCGCAGACCGGCCGAGGTCGCCAGGCCGCCCCGCAGACGGCCCGCGGTGCCCAGCGGGATGGCTGTGTTGTCGTTGTCCGGGTCCGCGATGAGGGTGGCCTTCGGCCGGTAGTCGGCCTCCGGGGGTGCGGCGAGCGCCTCGTCGGTGAGCCCGTACGGGGATGGGAGGGCGTCGAGCACCTCGGGGTGCTCCTCGCGAAGCGTGATGACGAGGCGGATGGCGAGGTCGGTGATGAACCGGATCAGGTCGCACTTGACCTCGTCGGGCCTGGTGATGTCCCCGTTCGCCAGCACGGCCTGGTAGTAGCAGCCGCCGCCGCAGACGTACCGGGACGGGCAGGTGGAGCACCCGTCGCGCTGGTCGACCACCAGGTCCAGGTATCGGGTGCGCTCGCTGTCCTCGACGCCGGTGGAGGCGTGGCCGATGTGCCAGCCGGACTTCCCGATGAAGTGCGCGCAGGGGTAGAGGTTGCCGTTGGTGTCCAGGTAGGTGCCGCTCTTGCCCGCACCGCACCGGTAGACCTGCGCCGCGCGGTCCTTCACCCGGTAGAAGAACCGCATGAAGAAGTCCTCGGAGTTCAGGGCGAGCAGCCGGGCGAGGATGCCCTGAGGCGGCTGGGCGAGGATGTGGTCGACCAGGTCGGCGTAGCCCTGGCGGAAGGCCGGCAGCGTGGCGGCGTTGAGGGCGTAGTCCTTGTCGTGGGTGGCGTTGACCGGCTTCATGTAGATGTTGCGGGCGCCGACGTCCTCGAAGAGGTGGCTGAAGATCGCGACGAAGTCGGTGCAGTACGCGGTCAGGACCGCGGAGACGCCCATGTCGGGGTGGCGGGCCAGCACCCGGTCCAGGACCGGCCGCACGTGGTCGTAGGTGCCGCCGCGCCCGCCGGTGTAGAAGCGGACCCGGTCGTGGACCTCCTTCGGGCCGTCGAGGCTGATGTCCTGGGGCGGGCCGAGCCGGTCGGCGAGTTCCGGCGTCATCGACAGCGTCGCGTTGGTGACCATCGGGCCGGCCCACACCACGCTGACCGGCGAGTCGGCCAGCCCTTCCTCCACCAGGGTCTGGACCTCCTCGTGCATGTGCCGCACCAGCATCGTCTCGCCGGCGAGCCCGAAGTCGACGCGGCTGTACCGCGCGTCCTCCTCGATGAGGCGCTTGCGGTGGGTGGCCAGGCCCTGCACCACCGTCTCCAGCGGGATCGTCACCGGCTTGCCGTCGGCGTGGACCCGGTCCCGGAACGAGCAGTACGTGCAGCCCATGTTGCACTGGTCGGTCAGGGAGAGCTGGGCCTGCGGGTACGCCTCGCGGTAGGACGTGACCTGGTGGACCGCCTCCAGCGCGCCGCACGGGCACGGCGTGCCCGGGGCGGTGATATGGCCGCCGCGGACGTGGAAGACGTAGCCGTCGGCGAAGGAGACGTGCGCGGGGTCGCTGGTGGAAAGTGGAATCGCGTCGCTGATCACGGTGGACCTCTCGGGTTGAGACGGTGCGGATCGGGGCGGTACGGGATTACAGGTGTCGCGGGCCGGGCAGTCCGAGGCGCCGGCGGAACAGATCCAGTCGGTCGGCGAGCCGGGTGATCTCGCGCCGGGTCCGGTCGTCGGCGGGGTGTGCGGGGTCGGCCGTCTCCCGCAGGGCGAACGAGGCATGGACGAGATCGCGAAGCTCCGCCGCGTCCTCGACTCCGATCGCCTGAGGGAGGACGGCGAGTTGCCGCTCCACGGTCACCGGCATTGGCGCCGCGCCCGAGCAGGCGGACGCCAGGCGTGCCAGCGCGGCCCGGGATTCGAACCACAGGTACTTGGCGGTGAGCTCGCGGCCCTGATCCTCGTACTGGCTCGGGCGGCCGACAGTATCGGCGGACGGCAGGGTGAGGGCGGCCGCTGCCCAGCCAGGGTCGTGAGCGGTGGAGCCGGGCCGGCGGAGCTCGAACCACTCGTGGAGGTCGCGGCCCGTGCCTCCGTCGGCGCTGACGAGGTCACGCTCGACGGGGCGCGCGGTGGATCCCTCGGCGTCCAGGCGGAAGCAGGCGAGTGCCTCGATCAGCAGGTCCTCCGCGGGCCGGTGCCCATAGGGCAGCGCCGCCGAACTCAACTCGAAGTCGATGTCGCTGCCGAGGCCCAGGACCCCCTGGGCACACGAGCCCCGCAACAGCAGATCCAGTCCCTCCAGCCGCAAAACGGCGAGGATCACCGCGGCGAGCCGGTCAGTGATCTCTTCGGCCGCCGCGGCCCGCTTGCGCGCCGCATCCCAACCGCTCGTACAAGCCAACTCGGCTATTCGCCGGACCAGTTGCTCCAGCGGCACGGCTTCGGCGGAAACATCTCTCTCGGCGGCCGAGAACAGGGCCAGGACCCACGCCCGCCGCAGCGCCCCCAGATCCGTCGCATGAGCGGCCGGTCGGCTCCCTGCAACCAGGGTGTCCAACTGCCCGAGCAGGGAAGCGTAGGCGTCCTCACCGCACTGCTCGCGCAGGTGCGCGGTCAGCACGGTGTGGAAGACACCGAGCCTTGCGGGAAGGACGTCCTCGGCAAGGTGGCCCAGAGCGGCGGCGCTCGCCGATCCAGCCCTCTTCGACGGCAGTTCACTCGCGAGCGTCACCTCGACTCCGCGACGGCGGACATCCCGCCGGGCCGCGTCCGAGGGAAGCCAGGCCGCCAGGACCGTCTCGAAGCCGTCCAGCTCCGTGCGCTCGCCCGGCGACGAAACGGGGATGCGCTCGCGCAGCTTGAGGTCGCGCCCGAGCAGGTCGGACCAGGCGATGTCCCACTTCATCAAGGTCAACTCGCCAGGGGCTTCGCCCGCCCGGACCAGGAGCGCGTCCTCCCAATCGATCAGAACCGTCCGCCCGTCCTGGCGGAACATGTTCCGCGGCACACACCCCGACGCCTCGACCCCTCTACCGAGCAGGGCCACCAGCAGGCCGGTGATGACAGGTATGGGCAGAGCGCTCGTCCAGCTCCCGGCCGACAAGGGCCTGCCCAGATACGGGGAGACCAGTGCGGCGCCAAGTCCGGGTAACGGCACCAGCTCGGGAACGCAGACCTCTACGGCGCCGAACCCGCCGACCGTCAATCCGGCCAGCCGGCGCGCGGACTCGGCCGCCAGATCCCGCTCCGAGAGCGCTTCCTCCACCGACCGGCGCTTCGCCACCAAGTCGCGCCCGCGGTGCCGGAACCGGCGTAACCACCCACCGACGTCGACGAAGCCGGGGTCGTCGAAGGAGACCGTCTCGCTGCTCTGGTCGAACGCCCGCCGAACCGAGACCGCAAGGCCCCCCGGCCCACGCGCATCCTTCATCGTTCTGCTCACCCCACTCCCCTCCCGAGTGCCGCACGCAGATGTGCCACCGTAGCTGCTCCGTCACCGTGTGTTCGATCGATTTCTCGGATTCGGTCGTCGGCGTCCGGTCCGTACGGAGCCGCGCGAAGCGGAGGGAAGGCTCTCAAATACTGATGATCATTCAGTTCTTGTGGCCATCAACGCTGTTGGGGGTCGTCGGCGTGCTTGCTTGCTGCGCCTAATCGGCCTTCCGCCCTTGAGGGCGTGGGATAATCGGCGTGCGGCGCCGACCGTCCACCTGGTGCGGTTGCTGTGCGACTCCCGCGGCCCGCCCGCGGATCCGCCCTCTCACAGAAGTGGTCCTTCGTTCTATGGCTACGGTCCTCTCCATCGCCGACGCGGTGCAGCAGCGCTTCGCTCAGGCGATCTCCACCGCGTTCCCCGACGCAGCGGACAGCGACCCCCAGCTGCGACGAAGCGACCGCGCCGACTTCCAGGCCAACGGCATCATGGGCCTCGCCAAGCCCCTGCGGACCAACCCCCGCGAGGTGGCCGCGCGTGTCCTCGAACACCTGGCCGCGGACGAGGTCATCGCGGGCCTGGAGGTCTCCGGCCCCGGGTTCGTCAACGTCACCGTCACCGACGCCGCGATCCTTCAGCGGCTGGCCGCCCGCGCGGCGGACACCCGGCTCGGCGTCGGCGGCGCCGCCCAACCCGGCATCACGGTGATCGACTACAGCCAGCCGAACATCGCCAAGGAGATGCACGTCGGCCACCTGCGCTCGACGATCATCGGCGACGCACTCGTGCGCACCC
The window above is part of the Kitasatospora sp. NA04385 genome. Proteins encoded here:
- a CDS encoding radical SAM protein → MISDAIPLSTSDPAHVSFADGYVFHVRGGHITAPGTPCPCGALEAVHQVTSYREAYPQAQLSLTDQCNMGCTYCSFRDRVHADGKPVTIPLETVVQGLATHRKRLIEEDARYSRVDFGLAGETMLVRHMHEEVQTLVEEGLADSPVSVVWAGPMVTNATLSMTPELADRLGPPQDISLDGPKEVHDRVRFYTGGRGGTYDHVRPVLDRVLARHPDMGVSAVLTAYCTDFVAIFSHLFEDVGARNIYMKPVNATHDKDYALNAATLPAFRQGYADLVDHILAQPPQGILARLLALNSEDFFMRFFYRVKDRAAQVYRCGAGKSGTYLDTNGNLYPCAHFIGKSGWHIGHASTGVEDSERTRYLDLVVDQRDGCSTCPSRYVCGGGCYYQAVLANGDITRPDEVKCDLIRFITDLAIRLVITLREEHPEVLDALPSPYGLTDEALAAPPEADYRPKATLIADPDNDNTAIPLGTAGRLRGGLATSAGLRARLALDNGRLAVGLDLGDTPNAVRAVRVLLQPLGSGSFTLHDLAAQQWPGEDQWSFARDGASRLNLPTARFRRVPHPDPVWEDIEDVDFSWEADQVRLRLPLPAHGETGAGLGVNVFVDFADGGWTALTLHEPFAVLDRSRTGALRLSGPEALTGPESAGVNGRMPAGLTPIGRWAGLQGNTC
- a CDS encoding radical SAM protein, coding for MTPEHAPQITVPERFRKFLVTDDFDRYGLTPGQPTTMPQYLQVELTDLCNLACAGCLRAVHDSSGGHLPLEAFVALLDQLPDLGHVSFVGGGEALIVRDFAAYVKACTDRSVFTSTNTNGLLVRRRLGPVLDAGLDLIAISVDGTDDATLGRMRSGLRLSQLSTALREAVALTQGRKTGLSAAVTLSSANLYQFPAIVDFVADHGLTRVSVESLHHWGEDKTLNTESLFALPPGDVVPHLEAGLARAEEHGLQLSIFDYSRLASPAAANAVCPWPWDASYLTKDGDVTPCCVHMESSPGNVLGNIHQTPIAEIWTATPYRSLRDSFLQGPAWSSCEGCVYRMEFGRA
- a CDS encoding pyridoxal-dependent decarboxylase, coding for MPDPQPPALLSNRPRDDSRALLHRAVDLGLDFTTGELRDHLVLRHASVGELIDRLARPIPHTGTSDDRLMDSLAEIAGWSISQADPRYLAFPDTGDSIAALTADIVATFLNQNLIAFDRSAPAASVIEAQLITWLRELIGYKAAPLTAYQGLASLGGMWTSGGNMSNHIAIAAALAHTYPEVRHRGLRAIPEQPVILLAGGVEHFSYLAAAQALGLGTDGLLWADATPDFTSDPASIAGLLASPQPGKRIFMVVGVAGNCRTTGIDDLQALADLCAQHGVWFHVDACHGGSLLFSEKLKVQLAGIERADSVALDPHKGLFVSYPSSYALFRDPTVLGHFTRYPDRADDPNCLDLGLITPFYGSRGFESLKLWALMKHQGTDGIGQLVEARQATYQRMVDLLERTGTFRLLGTSDFYRCAFVFLPNPVAHALQEAYSRPELHGAVRALVSRYTAAFADRLYRSGTVVFDLFALQDLADRIGLGTTAKYQVMGMCVGHPHIPDDIERGIEQAILDHSQELTAAMLNDARALLTTAAPPDGGAAADVTGPAGW
- a CDS encoding glycosyltransferase; the encoded protein is MRILLTTHRFAGDDAGGTEILADDLARALTARGVHVSWLAAGEPPPPHRRTAGEYLSLPVAFTGDYPVGWRVQETEQAHRVEQLLVGRPGVDVVHVLHFSRIGLEFLGTPSLAGVPVVATLTDYTTVCPDHQLVVRSAGTQCTATAPTRDCLECLNAPANAHGDVAQWRARNIAWLNDRVKALWTQTPYQAAELAKAGVDVGKAVRDRAYYGLPDTWAPLAASSGDGRHLLFLGRCSPEKGLHLLLDAYRRSRTDLPLLIATVPDDAPYEERMRALAASDPRVRWLPPHSRAEVGPVLADARALLVPSQWWENHPLVAYEARALGVPVWSSAVPSMHHLADDPGVHLVEDYRDPAAWTRAIDAASHQLAPRMPSFDRRVEEFALFADETVSVYRKAVAG